The Streptomyces sp. RKAG293 genome includes a region encoding these proteins:
- a CDS encoding PadR family transcriptional regulator, translated as MSIGHTLLGLLESGPRHGYDLKRAFDERFGHDRPLHYGQVYSTMARLLKNGLVEVEGIEPGSGPERKRYAITDAGLTDVETWLAQPEKPEPYLQTTLYTKVVLALLTGRSAIDLLDTQRAEHLRLMRELTRRKSSGDLADQLICDHALFHLEADLRWLELTAARLDQLATEVRK; from the coding sequence ATGTCAATCGGCCACACCCTGCTCGGGCTTCTTGAGTCCGGCCCACGCCATGGTTACGACCTCAAGCGCGCCTTCGACGAACGCTTCGGCCACGACCGCCCGCTGCACTACGGGCAGGTCTATTCGACGATGGCCCGACTCCTCAAGAACGGGCTCGTGGAGGTCGAGGGCATAGAGCCCGGCAGCGGCCCCGAGCGCAAGCGGTACGCGATCACCGACGCCGGACTGACCGACGTCGAGACGTGGCTCGCCCAGCCCGAGAAGCCCGAGCCGTATCTGCAGACGACCCTGTACACGAAGGTCGTCCTCGCCCTGCTGACCGGCCGCAGCGCCATCGACCTGCTGGACACCCAGCGCGCCGAGCACCTGCGGCTCATGCGCGAACTGACCCGTCGCAAGTCCAGCGGCGACCTCGCCGACCAGCTGATCTGCGATCACGCTCTCTTCCACCTTGAAGCGGATCTGCGGTGGCTGGAACTCACCGCCGCCCGGCTCGACCAGCTCGCGACGGAGGTACGCAAGTGA
- a CDS encoding SPFH domain-containing protein — protein sequence MSENRTTDLQSEIPEMPAPHVTERVAAGMPGLPFLLIAVPVLFGGIALFIVGIAKAKDSGGALAGVLTGAGVVIAIAAFITMFGLTQVAPGEARVCQLFGRYQGTIRQDGLRWVNPFTSRRKISTRIRNHETAVLKVNDSYGNPIELAAVVVWQVRDSAQAVFEVDDFVEFIAIQTDTAVRHIATNYPYDAHDVEGLSLRGNAEEITEKLSVEIAARVGAAGVKIIESRFTHLAYAPEIASAMLQRQQAGAIVAARQTIVEGAVGMVESALTRISEQGIVELDEERKAAMVSNLLVVLCGDRAAQPVLNTGTLYQ from the coding sequence ATGTCCGAGAACCGCACCACCGATCTCCAGTCCGAGATCCCCGAGATGCCCGCCCCGCATGTCACCGAACGCGTGGCCGCCGGCATGCCGGGACTGCCCTTCCTGCTGATCGCCGTACCGGTGCTGTTCGGCGGCATCGCACTCTTCATCGTCGGCATCGCCAAGGCCAAGGACAGCGGCGGCGCGCTGGCGGGCGTCCTGACCGGCGCCGGTGTGGTGATCGCGATCGCCGCCTTCATCACCATGTTCGGCCTCACCCAGGTCGCCCCCGGCGAGGCCCGCGTCTGCCAGCTCTTCGGCCGCTACCAGGGCACCATCCGCCAGGACGGGCTGCGCTGGGTGAACCCGTTCACCAGCCGCCGCAAGATCTCCACCCGGATCCGCAACCACGAGACCGCGGTCCTGAAGGTCAACGACTCGTACGGCAACCCGATCGAACTGGCCGCCGTCGTCGTCTGGCAGGTCAGGGACTCCGCGCAGGCGGTCTTCGAGGTCGACGACTTCGTGGAGTTCATCGCGATCCAGACCGACACCGCCGTCCGGCACATCGCGACGAACTACCCGTACGACGCGCACGACGTGGAGGGCCTGTCGCTGCGCGGCAACGCCGAGGAGATCACCGAGAAGCTCTCCGTCGAGATCGCCGCGAGGGTCGGCGCGGCCGGAGTGAAGATCATCGAGTCCCGCTTCACGCACCTCGCCTACGCTCCCGAGATCGCCTCCGCGATGCTCCAGCGCCAGCAGGCCGGCGCGATCGTGGCCGCCCGCCAGACCATCGTCGAGGGCGCGGTCGGCATGGTCGAGTCCGCGCTGACCCGGATCTCCGAGCAGGGCATCGTCGAGCTCGACGAGGAGCGCAAGGCCGCCATGGTCAGCAACCTGCTCGTGGTCCTGTGCGGCGACCGCGCCGCCCAGCCCGTACTCAACACCGGGACCCTCTACCAGTGA